A single window of Loxodonta africana isolate mLoxAfr1 chromosome 10, mLoxAfr1.hap2, whole genome shotgun sequence DNA harbors:
- the LOC135232545 gene encoding ribonuclease K6-like codes for MALNLLGHFPHLLLLLGLWGPMHPLFAVPPNLTRAQWFQIQHLRPSPLPCNQAMGGVNSYTNHCKGLNTFLHDSFHNVAAVCNLANITCRNRSTNCHRSPNRVNMTVCSLTAGRYPNCNYNRAAAYKFFIVACNTPQVGDPPYPFVPVHLDGVI; via the coding sequence ATGGCGCTAAATCTTCTGGGACACTTTCCTCACCTCCTATTGCTGCTGGGATTATGGGGGCCAATGCATCCGCTTTTTGCTGTGCCTCCGAATTTGACCAGGGCTCAATGGTTTCAAATCCAGCATTTACGGCCAAGTCCTCTACCATGCAATCAGGCAATGGGAGGTGTCAACAGTTATACCAACCATTGTAAGGGTCTAAATACCTTTCTGCATGATTCCTTCCACAATGTGGCTGCTGTCTGTAACTTGGCAAACATCACCTGCAGGAATAGATCCACCAACTGCCACCGGAGCCCAAACCGTGTTAACATGACCGTGTGCAGCCTCACTGCAGGAAGGTATCCTAATTGCAACTACAACAGGGCTGCAGCGTACAAGTTTTTCATTGTTGCCTGTAATACCCCTCAGGTGGGAGACCCTCCCTATCCCTTCGTTCCTGTGCACTTAGATGGGGTCATTTAA